A genomic segment from Leopardus geoffroyi isolate Oge1 chromosome A2, O.geoffroyi_Oge1_pat1.0, whole genome shotgun sequence encodes:
- the LOC123605854 gene encoding transport and Golgi organization protein 1 homolog isoform X1, translated as MKVQKLFFWILLLGYPGYPNTNLVHILADHFPLGSRVFGTLWKLAVITATVAICACLIYLWRFVLATEPPVYPVNLQQKTAKINTLEKESTELAEAISMWEQKIHLQEAKRESNIHSAEALKSKSEDANGQLEDPELRAWRSKKCELEARKKAQEDIDNALSSIKAIREETAKMLKERGDILDKFYEERKMATAKNLDMTNCELVAMKNQMATAEENLKIATRDIHKCKQKIEQTREKLQKAELTFTHQVAVYERNAEDNWVKSRIWERKMAEQSREVARLKHRLNVMEGKRLLEGYRRQRPMPGSPEMQNPARREPLAEADVTPMSHNYKQSTNNAEKDRGSVDPWRPPPSTGRFCPPYYRGHPLIWAHPPPAPGSGPSRTPPPAPLGPFADPHVAPVSNNNTDSTKRITEDKAIMYARGPGPSPGSPCRLSPTDHPSPPVTGCGPPPPPPPAPPRTKFGLRLRKFPRNLLRFCLCSCCVSSNTSSRRSSQSLRRMGSLKRTLNCDQ; from the exons ATGAAGGTTCAGAAGCTATTTTTCTGGATCCTCTTACTCGGGTATCCCGGTTACCCCAACACAAAT CTTGTCCATATTTTGGCTGACCATTTCCCTCTTGGCTCTCGTGTCTTCGGAACTCTGTGGAAGCTTGCCGTTATTACTGCCACTGTTGCAATTTGTGCATGTCTTATTTACCTCTGGAGATTTGTCCTTGCT acAGAGCCTCCAGTATATCCAG TTAATTTACAGCAAAAAACTGCAAAGATCAACACGttggagaaagaaagcacagagcTGGCTGAAGCAATATCCATGTGGGAACAGAAG ATACATCTTCAAGAAGCTAAGAGAGAAAGTAACATTCACTCTGCTGAAGCTCTGAAGTCGAAA TCAGAAGATGCAAACGGTCAATTGGAGGATCCAGAACTGAGAGCCTGGAGGTCCAAGAAATGTGAACTGGAAG cacgGAAAAAGGCCCAGGAAGACATTGATAATGCTTTGAGTTCTATTAAAGCAATCAGGGAAGAAACAGCCAAAATGctgaaggagagaggagacatcCTTGATAAAttctatgaagaaagaaaaatggctaCAGCAAA GAATCTGGATATGACAAACTGTGAACTAGTGGCAATGAAGAATCAGATGGCAACTGCAgaggaaaatctgaaaatagCTACAAGGGACATACACAAGTGCAA GCAGAAAATTGAACAAACACGAGAAAAGCTGCAGAAGGCAGAACTCACCTTCACACACCAG GTCGCAGTTTATGAGCGTAATGCTGAGGACAACTGg GTCAAGTCTCGGAtctgggagaggaaaatggcGGAGCAGAGCCGAGAGGTCGCCCGCTTGAAACACAG actGAATGTGATGGAAGGAAAGAGGCTGCTTGAGGGATACAGGAGGCAGAGACCAATGCCTGGAAGTCCGGAGATGCAGAACCCTGCGAGGAGAG AGCCTTTAGCCGAAGCTGATGTCACTCCCATGAGTCACAACTACAAGCAGTCTACCAACAATGCCGAAAAGGACAGG GGCAGTGTGGATCCGTGGCGACCTCCTCCATCAACTGGAAGATTCTGCCCACCCTACTATAGAGGCCACCCTTTGATCTGGGCACATCCACCTCCTGCACCAGGTTCGGGACCATCCCGAACCCCTCCACCTGCACCACTTG GGCCTTTTGCAGACCCACATGTTGCTCCTGTGAGTAACAACAACACTGACTCTACCAAAAGGATCACAGAGGACAAG GCCATTATGTATGCAAGAGGGCCTGGTCCTTCCCCAGGATCACCTTGCAGGCTGTCCCCCACGGACCACCCTTCACCACCAGTCACGGGCTGTGGGCCACCTCCGCCTCCTCCACCAGCTCCTCCACGTACTAAATTTG GTTTGCGTCTCCGAAAGTTCCCTCGCAATCTCCTGAGGTTTTGCCTGTGTTCCTGCTGTGTCAGCTCTAACACCAGCTCTCGGCGGTCATCTCAGAGCCTCAG GAGAATGGGAAGTTTGAAGAGGACCCTGAACTGTGACCAATAG
- the LOC123605854 gene encoding transport and Golgi organization protein 1 homolog isoform X4, translating to MKVQKLFFWILLLGYPGYPNTNTEPPVYPVNLQQKTAKINTLEKESTELAEAISMWEQKIHLQEAKRESNIHSAEALKSKSEDANGQLEDPELRAWRSKKCELEARKKAQEDIDNALSSIKAIREETAKMLKERGDILDKFYEERKMATAKNLDMTNCELVAMKNQMATAEENLKIATRDIHKCKQKIEQTREKLQKAELTFTHQVAVYERNAEDNWVKSRIWERKMAEQSREVARLKHRLNVMEGKRLLEGYRRQRPMPGSPEMQNPARREPLAEADVTPMSHNYKQSTNNAEKDRGSVDPWRPPPSTGRFCPPYYRGHPLIWAHPPPAPGSGPSRTPPPAPLGPFADPHVAPVSNNNTDSTKRITEDKAIMYARGPGPSPGSPCRLSPTDHPSPPVTGCGPPPPPPPAPPRTKFGLRLRKFPRNLLRFCLCSCCVSSNTSSRRSSQSLRRMGSLKRTLNCDQ from the exons ATGAAGGTTCAGAAGCTATTTTTCTGGATCCTCTTACTCGGGTATCCCGGTTACCCCAACACAAAT acAGAGCCTCCAGTATATCCAG TTAATTTACAGCAAAAAACTGCAAAGATCAACACGttggagaaagaaagcacagagcTGGCTGAAGCAATATCCATGTGGGAACAGAAG ATACATCTTCAAGAAGCTAAGAGAGAAAGTAACATTCACTCTGCTGAAGCTCTGAAGTCGAAA TCAGAAGATGCAAACGGTCAATTGGAGGATCCAGAACTGAGAGCCTGGAGGTCCAAGAAATGTGAACTGGAAG cacgGAAAAAGGCCCAGGAAGACATTGATAATGCTTTGAGTTCTATTAAAGCAATCAGGGAAGAAACAGCCAAAATGctgaaggagagaggagacatcCTTGATAAAttctatgaagaaagaaaaatggctaCAGCAAA GAATCTGGATATGACAAACTGTGAACTAGTGGCAATGAAGAATCAGATGGCAACTGCAgaggaaaatctgaaaatagCTACAAGGGACATACACAAGTGCAA GCAGAAAATTGAACAAACACGAGAAAAGCTGCAGAAGGCAGAACTCACCTTCACACACCAG GTCGCAGTTTATGAGCGTAATGCTGAGGACAACTGg GTCAAGTCTCGGAtctgggagaggaaaatggcGGAGCAGAGCCGAGAGGTCGCCCGCTTGAAACACAG actGAATGTGATGGAAGGAAAGAGGCTGCTTGAGGGATACAGGAGGCAGAGACCAATGCCTGGAAGTCCGGAGATGCAGAACCCTGCGAGGAGAG AGCCTTTAGCCGAAGCTGATGTCACTCCCATGAGTCACAACTACAAGCAGTCTACCAACAATGCCGAAAAGGACAGG GGCAGTGTGGATCCGTGGCGACCTCCTCCATCAACTGGAAGATTCTGCCCACCCTACTATAGAGGCCACCCTTTGATCTGGGCACATCCACCTCCTGCACCAGGTTCGGGACCATCCCGAACCCCTCCACCTGCACCACTTG GGCCTTTTGCAGACCCACATGTTGCTCCTGTGAGTAACAACAACACTGACTCTACCAAAAGGATCACAGAGGACAAG GCCATTATGTATGCAAGAGGGCCTGGTCCTTCCCCAGGATCACCTTGCAGGCTGTCCCCCACGGACCACCCTTCACCACCAGTCACGGGCTGTGGGCCACCTCCGCCTCCTCCACCAGCTCCTCCACGTACTAAATTTG GTTTGCGTCTCCGAAAGTTCCCTCGCAATCTCCTGAGGTTTTGCCTGTGTTCCTGCTGTGTCAGCTCTAACACCAGCTCTCGGCGGTCATCTCAGAGCCTCAG GAGAATGGGAAGTTTGAAGAGGACCCTGAACTGTGACCAATAG
- the LOC123605854 gene encoding transport and Golgi organization protein 1 homolog isoform X2, producing the protein MKVQKLFFWILLLGYPGYPNTNLVHILADHFPLGSRVFGTLWKLAVITATVAICACLIYLWRFVLATEPPVYPVNLQQKTAKINTLEKESTELAEAISMWEQKSEDANGQLEDPELRAWRSKKCELEARKKAQEDIDNALSSIKAIREETAKMLKERGDILDKFYEERKMATAKNLDMTNCELVAMKNQMATAEENLKIATRDIHKCKQKIEQTREKLQKAELTFTHQVAVYERNAEDNWVKSRIWERKMAEQSREVARLKHRLNVMEGKRLLEGYRRQRPMPGSPEMQNPARREPLAEADVTPMSHNYKQSTNNAEKDRGSVDPWRPPPSTGRFCPPYYRGHPLIWAHPPPAPGSGPSRTPPPAPLGPFADPHVAPVSNNNTDSTKRITEDKAIMYARGPGPSPGSPCRLSPTDHPSPPVTGCGPPPPPPPAPPRTKFGLRLRKFPRNLLRFCLCSCCVSSNTSSRRSSQSLRRMGSLKRTLNCDQ; encoded by the exons ATGAAGGTTCAGAAGCTATTTTTCTGGATCCTCTTACTCGGGTATCCCGGTTACCCCAACACAAAT CTTGTCCATATTTTGGCTGACCATTTCCCTCTTGGCTCTCGTGTCTTCGGAACTCTGTGGAAGCTTGCCGTTATTACTGCCACTGTTGCAATTTGTGCATGTCTTATTTACCTCTGGAGATTTGTCCTTGCT acAGAGCCTCCAGTATATCCAG TTAATTTACAGCAAAAAACTGCAAAGATCAACACGttggagaaagaaagcacagagcTGGCTGAAGCAATATCCATGTGGGAACAGAAG TCAGAAGATGCAAACGGTCAATTGGAGGATCCAGAACTGAGAGCCTGGAGGTCCAAGAAATGTGAACTGGAAG cacgGAAAAAGGCCCAGGAAGACATTGATAATGCTTTGAGTTCTATTAAAGCAATCAGGGAAGAAACAGCCAAAATGctgaaggagagaggagacatcCTTGATAAAttctatgaagaaagaaaaatggctaCAGCAAA GAATCTGGATATGACAAACTGTGAACTAGTGGCAATGAAGAATCAGATGGCAACTGCAgaggaaaatctgaaaatagCTACAAGGGACATACACAAGTGCAA GCAGAAAATTGAACAAACACGAGAAAAGCTGCAGAAGGCAGAACTCACCTTCACACACCAG GTCGCAGTTTATGAGCGTAATGCTGAGGACAACTGg GTCAAGTCTCGGAtctgggagaggaaaatggcGGAGCAGAGCCGAGAGGTCGCCCGCTTGAAACACAG actGAATGTGATGGAAGGAAAGAGGCTGCTTGAGGGATACAGGAGGCAGAGACCAATGCCTGGAAGTCCGGAGATGCAGAACCCTGCGAGGAGAG AGCCTTTAGCCGAAGCTGATGTCACTCCCATGAGTCACAACTACAAGCAGTCTACCAACAATGCCGAAAAGGACAGG GGCAGTGTGGATCCGTGGCGACCTCCTCCATCAACTGGAAGATTCTGCCCACCCTACTATAGAGGCCACCCTTTGATCTGGGCACATCCACCTCCTGCACCAGGTTCGGGACCATCCCGAACCCCTCCACCTGCACCACTTG GGCCTTTTGCAGACCCACATGTTGCTCCTGTGAGTAACAACAACACTGACTCTACCAAAAGGATCACAGAGGACAAG GCCATTATGTATGCAAGAGGGCCTGGTCCTTCCCCAGGATCACCTTGCAGGCTGTCCCCCACGGACCACCCTTCACCACCAGTCACGGGCTGTGGGCCACCTCCGCCTCCTCCACCAGCTCCTCCACGTACTAAATTTG GTTTGCGTCTCCGAAAGTTCCCTCGCAATCTCCTGAGGTTTTGCCTGTGTTCCTGCTGTGTCAGCTCTAACACCAGCTCTCGGCGGTCATCTCAGAGCCTCAG GAGAATGGGAAGTTTGAAGAGGACCCTGAACTGTGACCAATAG
- the LOC123605854 gene encoding transport and Golgi organization protein 1 homolog isoform X5, producing MWEQKIHLQEAKRESNIHSAEALKSKSEDANGQLEDPELRAWRSKKCELEARKKAQEDIDNALSSIKAIREETAKMLKERGDILDKFYEERKMATAKNLDMTNCELVAMKNQMATAEENLKIATRDIHKCKQKIEQTREKLQKAELTFTHQVAVYERNAEDNWVKSRIWERKMAEQSREVARLKHRLNVMEGKRLLEGYRRQRPMPGSPEMQNPARREPLAEADVTPMSHNYKQSTNNAEKDRGSVDPWRPPPSTGRFCPPYYRGHPLIWAHPPPAPGSGPSRTPPPAPLGPFADPHVAPVSNNNTDSTKRITEDKAIMYARGPGPSPGSPCRLSPTDHPSPPVTGCGPPPPPPPAPPRTKFGLRLRKFPRNLLRFCLCSCCVSSNTSSRRSSQSLRRMGSLKRTLNCDQ from the exons ATGTGGGAACAGAAG ATACATCTTCAAGAAGCTAAGAGAGAAAGTAACATTCACTCTGCTGAAGCTCTGAAGTCGAAA TCAGAAGATGCAAACGGTCAATTGGAGGATCCAGAACTGAGAGCCTGGAGGTCCAAGAAATGTGAACTGGAAG cacgGAAAAAGGCCCAGGAAGACATTGATAATGCTTTGAGTTCTATTAAAGCAATCAGGGAAGAAACAGCCAAAATGctgaaggagagaggagacatcCTTGATAAAttctatgaagaaagaaaaatggctaCAGCAAA GAATCTGGATATGACAAACTGTGAACTAGTGGCAATGAAGAATCAGATGGCAACTGCAgaggaaaatctgaaaatagCTACAAGGGACATACACAAGTGCAA GCAGAAAATTGAACAAACACGAGAAAAGCTGCAGAAGGCAGAACTCACCTTCACACACCAG GTCGCAGTTTATGAGCGTAATGCTGAGGACAACTGg GTCAAGTCTCGGAtctgggagaggaaaatggcGGAGCAGAGCCGAGAGGTCGCCCGCTTGAAACACAG actGAATGTGATGGAAGGAAAGAGGCTGCTTGAGGGATACAGGAGGCAGAGACCAATGCCTGGAAGTCCGGAGATGCAGAACCCTGCGAGGAGAG AGCCTTTAGCCGAAGCTGATGTCACTCCCATGAGTCACAACTACAAGCAGTCTACCAACAATGCCGAAAAGGACAGG GGCAGTGTGGATCCGTGGCGACCTCCTCCATCAACTGGAAGATTCTGCCCACCCTACTATAGAGGCCACCCTTTGATCTGGGCACATCCACCTCCTGCACCAGGTTCGGGACCATCCCGAACCCCTCCACCTGCACCACTTG GGCCTTTTGCAGACCCACATGTTGCTCCTGTGAGTAACAACAACACTGACTCTACCAAAAGGATCACAGAGGACAAG GCCATTATGTATGCAAGAGGGCCTGGTCCTTCCCCAGGATCACCTTGCAGGCTGTCCCCCACGGACCACCCTTCACCACCAGTCACGGGCTGTGGGCCACCTCCGCCTCCTCCACCAGCTCCTCCACGTACTAAATTTG GTTTGCGTCTCCGAAAGTTCCCTCGCAATCTCCTGAGGTTTTGCCTGTGTTCCTGCTGTGTCAGCTCTAACACCAGCTCTCGGCGGTCATCTCAGAGCCTCAG GAGAATGGGAAGTTTGAAGAGGACCCTGAACTGTGACCAATAG
- the LOC123605854 gene encoding transport and Golgi organization protein 1 homolog isoform X3: MKVQKLFFWILLLGYPGYPNTNLVHILADHFPLGSRVFGTLWKLAVITATVAICACLIYLWRFVLATEPPVYPVNLQQKTAKINTLEKESTELAEAISMWEQKIHLQEAKRESNIHSAEALKSKSEDANGQLEDPELRAWRSKKCELEARKKAQEDIDNALSSIKAIREETAKMLKERGDILDKFYEERKMATAKNLDMTNCELVAMKNQMATAEENLKIATRDIHKCKQKIEQTREKLQKAELTFTHQVAVYERNAEDNWVKSRIWERKMAEQSREVARLKHRLNVMEGKRLLEGYRRQRPMPGSPEMQNPARREPLAEADVTPMSHNYKQSTNNAEKDRGSVDPWRPPPSTGRFCPPYYRGHPLIWAHPPPAPGSGPSRTPPPAPLGPFADPHVAPVSNNNTDSTKRITEDKAIMYARGPGPSPGSPCRLSPTDHPSPPVTGCGPPPPPPPAPPRTKFGEWEV, from the exons ATGAAGGTTCAGAAGCTATTTTTCTGGATCCTCTTACTCGGGTATCCCGGTTACCCCAACACAAAT CTTGTCCATATTTTGGCTGACCATTTCCCTCTTGGCTCTCGTGTCTTCGGAACTCTGTGGAAGCTTGCCGTTATTACTGCCACTGTTGCAATTTGTGCATGTCTTATTTACCTCTGGAGATTTGTCCTTGCT acAGAGCCTCCAGTATATCCAG TTAATTTACAGCAAAAAACTGCAAAGATCAACACGttggagaaagaaagcacagagcTGGCTGAAGCAATATCCATGTGGGAACAGAAG ATACATCTTCAAGAAGCTAAGAGAGAAAGTAACATTCACTCTGCTGAAGCTCTGAAGTCGAAA TCAGAAGATGCAAACGGTCAATTGGAGGATCCAGAACTGAGAGCCTGGAGGTCCAAGAAATGTGAACTGGAAG cacgGAAAAAGGCCCAGGAAGACATTGATAATGCTTTGAGTTCTATTAAAGCAATCAGGGAAGAAACAGCCAAAATGctgaaggagagaggagacatcCTTGATAAAttctatgaagaaagaaaaatggctaCAGCAAA GAATCTGGATATGACAAACTGTGAACTAGTGGCAATGAAGAATCAGATGGCAACTGCAgaggaaaatctgaaaatagCTACAAGGGACATACACAAGTGCAA GCAGAAAATTGAACAAACACGAGAAAAGCTGCAGAAGGCAGAACTCACCTTCACACACCAG GTCGCAGTTTATGAGCGTAATGCTGAGGACAACTGg GTCAAGTCTCGGAtctgggagaggaaaatggcGGAGCAGAGCCGAGAGGTCGCCCGCTTGAAACACAG actGAATGTGATGGAAGGAAAGAGGCTGCTTGAGGGATACAGGAGGCAGAGACCAATGCCTGGAAGTCCGGAGATGCAGAACCCTGCGAGGAGAG AGCCTTTAGCCGAAGCTGATGTCACTCCCATGAGTCACAACTACAAGCAGTCTACCAACAATGCCGAAAAGGACAGG GGCAGTGTGGATCCGTGGCGACCTCCTCCATCAACTGGAAGATTCTGCCCACCCTACTATAGAGGCCACCCTTTGATCTGGGCACATCCACCTCCTGCACCAGGTTCGGGACCATCCCGAACCCCTCCACCTGCACCACTTG GGCCTTTTGCAGACCCACATGTTGCTCCTGTGAGTAACAACAACACTGACTCTACCAAAAGGATCACAGAGGACAAG GCCATTATGTATGCAAGAGGGCCTGGTCCTTCCCCAGGATCACCTTGCAGGCTGTCCCCCACGGACCACCCTTCACCACCAGTCACGGGCTGTGGGCCACCTCCGCCTCCTCCACCAGCTCCTCCACGTACTAAATTTG GAGAATGGGAAGTTTGA